A window from Drosophila willistoni isolate 14030-0811.24 chromosome XR unlocalized genomic scaffold, UCI_dwil_1.1 Seg143, whole genome shotgun sequence encodes these proteins:
- the LOC6645433 gene encoding biogenesis of lysosome-related organelles complex 1 subunit 4: MPSPSSIEALGQDYAKIIRSADLEREINPLCTNIEDMLARLDEFESLLASVRAESNGIMANHVCSILNFGENFQQLQTSIDNLELMVGQVQANLNLVEHSVDVAEQELNVTDYSLKGLFLKPLKAKLAGTADGAQSSQLAKSNLLDGEFQAVPIFNSDDYFCQQKGSEMADSLNN; encoded by the exons ATGCCGTCGCCTTCAAGTATTGAGGCGTTGGGACAGGACTATGCCAAAATAATACGTAGTGCCGATTTGGAAAGGGAGATTAACCCACTGTGCACCAATATAGAGGATATGTTAGCTCGTCTGGACGAATTTGAATCCCTATTGGCTTCT GTTCGTGCCGAGTCCAATGGCATTATGGCTAATCATGTTTGCAGCATATTAAACTTTGGCGAAAATTTCCAACAACTTCAAACCAGCATAGATAATTTGGAGCTTATGGTCGGACAAGTACAAGCAAATCTCAATTTGGTGGAACATTCTGTTGATGTTGCGGAGCAGGAGTTGAATGTAACCGACTATAGTTTAAAGGGATTGTTTTTAAAACCGCTTAAAGCCAAATTGGCAGGCACTGCGGATGGCGCTCAATCGAGTCAACTGGCCAAGAGCAATTTACTAGATGGGGAGTTCCAAGCGGTCCCAATTTTCAATTCCGATGACTACTTTTGTCAACAGAAGGGCTCTGAGATGGCTGAtagtttaaacaattaa
- the LOC6645432 gene encoding translation initiation factor IF-2 → MKLFILFVALFALSQAAPAPEAFTHLSRQKRDEQAPVKSSSEIGNASEAPLPVDADKHQQEEIKKPSESRHRREAHHEEGHDDATLVSKTLEGRDEEPKTQDSQVKTTGPTSAPKPKRETHHEEGHEVKQEPKTPEEIPVLAAVPAVASSVAPSKQQHKRAAHDDEGHEVKQEPKTPEETPVLAAVPAVAPSVAPSKQQHKRAAHDDEGHEVKQEPKTPEATPVLAAVPAVAPSVAPVTKPKREATDPPPVKPASVVATELLRHNPHRQLETPTPLPELSETSKQQHKRAADHEEGHHDDEKKAKKGEDKGEHVEHRHRRDIPVPTEVKTTIAPATTKAADEGSSTSTFPLRHRPKPVAELFHQQEKSATTKATPVHSSSEESSE, encoded by the exons atgaagctATTC ATTCTATTCGTGGCTTTGTTTGCCCTGAGCCAAGCTGCTCCAGCCCCTGAAGCCTTCACCCATTTAAGTAGACAGAAACGTGACGAACAAGCTCCAGTCAAATCCTCTAGTGAGATTGGTAATGCCTCAGAGGCCCCTCTCCCTGTTGACGCAGACAAGCATCAACAGGAGGAGATAAAGAAACCATCTGAATCCCGTCACAGGCGGGAAGCCCACCATGAGGAAGGACACGATGATGCCACGTTGGTGTCCAAGACACTTGAAGGACGCGACGAGGAGCCAAAGACACAAGATTCCCAAGTGAAAACTACCGGACCCACTAGTGCTCCAAAGCCCAAGCGCGAAACCCATCATGAGGAAGGACATGAAGTCAAGCAGGAACCAAAGACACCCGAGGAGATTCCCGTACTAGCTGCTGTTCCTGCCGTTGCTTCCTCTGTTGCTCCCAGTAAGCAGCAACACAAACGTGCAGCCCATGATGACGAAGGACATGAAGTCAAGCAGGAGCCAAAGACACCCGAGGAGACCCCCGTACTAGCTGCTGTTCCAGCCGTTGCTCCCTCTGTTGCTCCCAGTAAGCAGCAACACAAACGTGCAGCCCATGATGACGAAGGACATGAAGTCAAGCAGGAGCCAAAGACACCCGAGGCGACCCCCGTACTAGCTGCTGTTCCAGCCGTTGCTCCCTCTGTTGCTCCCGTTACCAAACCCAAACGCGAAGCTACCGACCCACCTCCAGTTAAGCCCGCCAGTGTGGTAGCAACCGAACTACTGAGGCATAATCCACATCGTCAATTAGAAACTCCAACTCCCTTGCCTGAATTGAGTGAAACCAGTAAGCAGCAACACAAACGTGCAGCGGATCATGAGGAAGGCCATCATGACGACGAAAAGAAGGCAAAAAAAGGCGAGGATAAGGGGGAGCATGTAGAGCATCGTCATCGGCGGGATATTCCGGTGCCTACTGAGGTCAAGACAACCATTGCGCCGGCAACAACTAAAGCCGCAGACGAGGGTAGCAGTACTTCTACTTTCCCACTTCGTCATCGTCCCAAGCCAGTGGCTGAGCTCTTTCACCAACAGGAAAAGTCCGCAACCACAAAAGCCACACCCGTTCACTCAAGTTCCGAGGAAAGCAGCGAGTAG
- the LOC6645434 gene encoding ATP-dependent RNA helicase DDX42 codes for MSNYRGMGGGGYPYRKPKTSSPGNNMNAVPPPPMLSGGYRGGGGGAGGRSAAGRGGSGPTAGTSKYGYSTLDSISQYTNSTNFVGKRKQHTDDDYFDDDDEPVQQHPSRQPQHEELAYIPAPGSPGSPPSRLNHKDDDDDDDDDNNRNRHNNDDDDDDEDPLEQFMAGIQQQVEKEKKQQEQPQQLQKQSTTKRTDIDDEDDEESYYRYMEANPLKSAANDDGSDQELEYDEDGNPIAPPKKKDIDPLPMIYHSEIEYEPFEKNFYVEHEEISALSDEQVRDLRNTLGVKVSGPSPPKPVTSFGHFGFDDQLIKAVRKAEYTQPTSIQAQAVPCALAGRDIIGIAKTGSGKTAAFIWPLLMHLMDQRELKAGEGPIGLILAPTRELSLQIYNEAKRFGKVYNLRVVCCYGGGSKWEQSKALEQGAEIIVATPGRMIDMVKMKATNLRRVTFLVLDEADRMFHMGFEPQVRSICQHVRPDRQTLLFSATFKRRIERLARDVLTDPIRIVQGELNEANQDVTQAVYVLPNPQQKWNWLLCHLVKFLAEGSCLIFVTKKADAETVAHQLLVKEFNCLLLHGDMDQADRNKVIMQFKRKECDILIATDVAARGLDIPHIRNVVNYDIARDIDTHTHRIGRTGRAGEKGNAHTLVTEKDKEFAGHLVRNLEGADQPVPSDLLELAMKSSWFRSSRFKQGKGKKVTPTHVGLGYRERGGGNPSNPFASAPPSSSSSSSLSASSSSLGTTSPSSSGAISKSGGPATDRYSAMREAFRSQYTNQFRASSDRTWEQTLPETGAFVAPLPPPPPPSSLSSSSPPSAGNQCSSSSTSSQDSKRAKKSRWN; via the exons ATGagcaactaccgtggcatggGAGGTGGAGGATACCCGTATCGTAAGCCAAAGACATCTAGCCCAGGCAACAATATGAATGCAGTCCCGCCGCCACCGATGTTAAGCGGTGGCTACCGTGGGGGTGGAGGag GAGCAGGAGGAAGGTCTGCAGCAGGCAGAGGAGGTAGCGGCCCTACTGCCGGCACATCCAAGTATGGCTATTCCACACTGGACTCCATTAGCCAATACACAAATTCAACGAATTTTGTGGGAAAACGCAAGCAGCATACGGATGATGACTATttcgatgatgacgatgagcCAGTACAGCAACATCCAAGCAGGCAGCCTCAGCATGAGGAGCTGGCCTATATACCAGCGCCTGGATCACCAGGATCACCACCATCTCGGCTAAACCACaaagacgatgatgatgatgatgatgatgataataatagGAATAGgcataataatgatgatgacgacgatgacgagGATCCGCTAGAACAATTCATGGCGGGAATTCAACAGCAAGTGGAAAAGGAGAAGAAGCAACAGGAGCAACCACAGCAGCTCCAAAAGCAATCGACCACAAAGCGCACCGACATTgacgatgaggatgatgaGGAGAGCTATTATCGCTACATGGAGGCGAATCCCCTTAAATCGGCAGCAAACGATGATGGCTCCGATCAGGAATTGGAATACGATGAGGATGGAAATCCTATAGCGccacccaaaaaaaaggatatCGATCCATTGCCCATGATATATCACTCGGAAATCGAATATGAACCATTTGAGAAAAACTTCTATGTGGAGCATGAAGAGATCTCTGCTCTTAGCGACGAGCAGGTGAGGGATTTAAGGAACACGCTGGGAGTCAAAGTATCCGGACCGTCGCCCCCCAAACCGGTGACCTCGTTTGGCCATTTCGGTTTCGATGATCAGCTGATCAAGGCGGTGCGCAAAGCAGAATACACTCAACCCACCTCCATTCAAGCGCAGGCCGTGCCCTGCGCTTTGGCCGGCAGAGATATCATTGGAATAGCCAAGACGGGATCAGGCAAAACGGCAGCCTTTATCTGGCCACTGTTAATGCATCTGATGGATCAGCGAGAGCTGAAAGCAGGCGAAGGACCTATCGGCCTGATCCTAGCACCCACGCGCGAGCTTTCCCTACAAATCTACAACGAGGCGAAACGTTTTGGAAAGGTCTATAATCTTCGGGTGGTTTGCTGTTACGGCGGCGGATCCAAATGGGAGCAGAGCAAGGCTCTGGAGCAGGGCGCTGAGATCATAGTGGCCACACCGGGTCGGATGATCGATATGGTCAAGATGAAGGCTACAAATTTGAGACGAGTTACTTTCCTAGTCCTGGACGAGGCGGATCGAATGTTTCACATGGGTTTCGAGCCCCAAGTGCGTTCCATTTGCCAGCATGTTCGGCCGGATCGTCAAACGCTGCTTTTTTCGGCCACCTTTAAGCGGCGCATTGAACGCCTGGCTCGTGACGTACTAACCGATCCCATACGAATCGTTCAGGGTGAACTCAACGAGGCCAATCAAGATGTTACTCAAGCGGTTTATGTTCTTCCCAATCCCCAGCAGAAATGGAACTGGCTACTCTGTCATTTGGTTAAATTCCTCGCGGAGGGCAGTTGCCTCATTTTTGTGACCAAGAAAGCCGATGCCGAAACAGTGGCCCATCAGCTGTTGGTTAAGGAATTCAATTGCCTCCTGCTGCACGGTGACATGGATCAGGCGGATAGGAATAAGGTGATTATGCAATTCAAACGAAAAGAATGCGACATTTTAATAGCCACCGATGTGGCTGCCAGAGGATTGGATATACCACATATACGAAACGTGGTCAATTATGATATAGCCCGAGACATTGATACCCACACTCATCGCATTGGACGCACGGGTCGTGCTGGTGAGAAGGGCAATGCTCATACATTGGTAACTGAGAAGGATAAGGAATTCGCCGGTCACTTGGTACGCAATCTCGAGGGAGCGGATCAGCCAGTGCCCAGCGATTTACTCGAATTGGCAATGAAATCCTCATGGTTTAGGAGTTCACGCTTTAAACAGGGTAAGGGCAAAAAAGTAACGCCAACTCACGTGGGCTTGGGTTATCGGGAGCGTGGTGGAGGCAATCCTTCCAATCCATTCGCCTCTGCCCCcccatcatcgtcgtcatcatcatcattatcagcatcgtcatcatcattggGCACGACCTCACCTTCCTCTTCGGGTGCTATCAGCAAATCAGGTGGACCAGCTACAGATCGATATTCCGCAATGCGGGAAGCCTTCCGTTCCCAATATACCAACCAGTTTCGTGCCTCCAGCGATCGGACTTGGGAGCAAACTTTGCCAGAAACGGGGGCCTTTGTTGCTCCTCTGCCCCCACCGCCGCCACCATCATCGTTATCATCATCGTCACCTCCGTCGGCTGGAAATCAGTGCTCATCGTCATCAACATCTTCGCAGGATTCAAAGCGTGCCAAGAAAAGTCGTTggaattaa
- the LOC6645465 gene encoding fumarylacetoacetase, protein MSQSFVPVPVGSDFPLENLPYAVFSTKNNEAHRLCVAIGEHVLDLKAVAHLYPSAVQQSLQSETLNLLMSLGHEAWDIVRAETQKLLQKGSVLDQNLDLKAVAIVSQKEISLHLPAQIGDYTDFYSSIHHATNVGIMFRGAENALMPNWRHLPVGYHGRASSVVVSGTPIRRPLGQTLPDGAEKPIFGACKLLDFELEMAFFIGGPGNQLGESIPVDEAWKNVFGFTLMNDWSARDIQKWEYVPLGPFTAKNLGTTISPWVVPTAALKPFLLDNFPQQPEVLPYLRHSQPFNFDIQLQVSLKPANESETLISNSNFKHLYWTPLQQIAHHTVTGCNLRPGDLMASGTISGETADSYGSLLELCWRGTKTLDLQNGKSRKFLQDYDEVIIRGHCEKNGLRIGFGECVGQVLPAHPVQQ, encoded by the exons atgtctCAAAGTTTTGTTCCAGTGCCGGTGGGCAGTGATTTTCCCTTGGAAAATTTACCCTATGCGGTATTCTCAACCAAAAACAAT GAAGCTCATCGCCTGTGTGTGGCAATTGGAGAGCATGTTCTGGACTTGAAAGCTGTCGCCCATCTCTATCCCTCTGCAGTGCAACAAAGTTTGCAATCAGAAACTTTGAACTTGCTGATGAGCTTGGGCCATGAAGCTTGGGACATAGTGAGGGCTGAAACCCAAAAGCTTTTGCAAAAGGGTTCCGTGCTGGATCAGAATCTCGATCTCAAAGCAGT AGCTATTGTTTCCCAAAAAGAGATTAGTCTGCATTTGCCAGCCCAGATTGGTGACTATACAGACTTTTACTCTTCCATACATCATGCCACAAATGTGGGCATAATGTTCCGTGGTGCCGAGAATGCTCTTATGCCCAACTGGCGTCATTTGCCTGTGGGCTATCATGGACGTGCCAGTTCAGTTGTTGTCTCAGGCACTCCCATACGTCGGCCCCTGGGTCAGACGTTACCGGATGGGGCTGAGAAACCAATTTTTGGAGCTTGTAAACTATTGGATTTTGAATTGGAAATGGCTTTCTTCATCGGTGGTCCGGGAAATCAGTTGGGTGAATCGATTCCTGTGGATGAAGCCTGGAAAAATGTATTTGGTTTTACTCTTATGAACGACTGGAGTGCCAGGGATATTCAAAAATGGGAATACGTGCCACTGGGACCATTTACGGCCAAGAACTTGGGCACAACCATTTCGCCTTGGGTAGTGCCAACAGCTGCCTTGAAACCATTCCTATTGGACAATTTTCCCCAACAGCCAGAAGTGCTGCCCTATTTACGTCATAGTCAACCCTTCAACTTTGATATACAGCTCCAAGTATCCCTAAAAC CCGCTAATGAGAGTGAGACTCTtatatccaactccaacttCAAGCATCTCTACTGGACGCCACTGCAGCAAATTGCTCATCACACAGTGACTGGCTGCAATTTACGTCCCGGCGATTTGATGGCTTCAGGTACCATAAGTGGTGAGACTGCCGATTCATATGGTTCACTTCTAGAGTTGTGTTGGCGTGGGACAAAGACTCTGGATCTCCAGAATGGCAAATCTCGTAAATTCTTGCAGGACTACGATGAAGTGATTATCCGAGGACACTGCGAGAAAAACGGCTTGCGTATAGGATTTGGTGAATGTGTTGGACAAGTTTTGCCAGCTCATCCTGTGCAGCAATAG